A part of Paenibacillus donghaensis genomic DNA contains:
- a CDS encoding SDR family oxidoreductase: MKVLVVGSNGQIGQRLIQLLKESKKHTVRAMVRKKEQADVYEKQGVETVLADLEGTLDSIAEAAKGCDAIVFTAGSGGRTGDDKTLLIDLDGAGKTIDAAEKAGIERFIMVSAIQANNRENWHDNILPYYAAKHYADRVLESSSLNYTIIRPGILLNESGTGKVSAAENITYGSIPREDVAHAILAALDEKHTYKRAFDLIAGDDLIDDALKKV; the protein is encoded by the coding sequence ATGAAGGTTTTGGTGGTAGGATCAAATGGACAAATTGGACAACGCCTCATCCAACTTTTGAAAGAAAGCAAAAAGCACACAGTCCGCGCGATGGTTCGAAAAAAAGAACAAGCCGATGTATATGAAAAACAGGGCGTCGAAACGGTTCTTGCGGACTTGGAAGGGACGCTTGACTCCATTGCAGAAGCCGCCAAGGGCTGTGATGCCATTGTGTTTACGGCTGGCTCGGGTGGAAGAACGGGAGACGATAAAACGCTATTGATTGATCTGGATGGTGCCGGAAAAACAATTGATGCGGCCGAAAAAGCAGGCATTGAAAGATTTATCATGGTCAGTGCAATTCAGGCGAATAACCGAGAGAACTGGCATGATAATATCCTCCCGTATTATGCAGCGAAGCACTATGCGGATAGAGTGCTGGAAAGCAGCAGTTTGAACTACACAATCATAAGACCTGGGATTCTTTTGAATGAATCCGGTACGGGAAAAGTGTCTGCTGCTGAGAATATCACCTATGGAAGTATCCCTCGTGAAGATGTAGCTCATGCCATTTTGGCTGCTTTGGATGAGAAGCACACCTATAAGCGTGCGTTTGACTTGATTGCCGGTGACGATTTGATTGACGATGCATTGAAAAAAGTCTGA